Within the Malus sylvestris chromosome 4, drMalSylv7.2, whole genome shotgun sequence genome, the region agcttgtaggagccaaggcggctgatgccgacgacctcgaacggtccatcccagttaggactgagtgttccttcactcgggactctatcacagagtaatcttttcttcagtacccagtctcccactttgaaggagcgaggtttgacccttgagtcgtagtagttggagatgcgctgcttgtaggcgacattcctcaggtgagcctgatttatgtgttcctcgactagatccaggttgagggtgagttgtttgtcattttcactcagcatgtagttctggattcggtatgttgcttgctcaagctcaaccgggacaactgcttctgtaccaaaagcaagtgagaatggagtttctcctgtgaaagtccgatatgaagtgcggtatgaccaaagaacttggggtacgaattctggccaacaatctttagctttgtccaagctagttttcagagtgcgcttgattattttgttaacggcctcgacttgtccattagactggggatgggttggagaggcaaaacataagttgatgttgaacttagagcaaaaCATCCTGAagttcttgttgtcgaactgccgcccattgtccgtgactatcgcattgggaatgccgaatctgcagaggatgttcttccatacgaagtcttctatttttgcctcagtaatggttgtcaAGGGTTCtccttcagcccactttgtgaagtagtcaactgcaacgattgcatagcggaccttgcccttccctgcaggcattgggccgatcaaatcaagtccccattgggcgaagggccaagggctgatcataggagtgagcggctcgggaggggagtgagggatagttgcgtagcgttgacacttatcacatgagcgagatattctgatggcatcttggtggagtgttggccaatagtatccttggcgaaaagtcttgtgtgctagggatcgagacccagcatgatctccgcatactccttcatgtatttcccgaaggacaatttccgcctccgcaggtgtaaggcatcttaggtatggcagggtaaaaccgcgcttgtagagttggtcattaatgatcaggtagcgggcagacttgtatcgaatctgcttagcttggactttgtcatttgggagggtgccatgggcaaggaatttataaattggggtgatccaactatctccttgttgtaaattaCACACctccgcgaccatggtgcttggtgctgccaacaattcgacatgaatttttctcccaatcttgtcttccactgttgaggcgaggcgagccaaagcgtctgcatgactgtttgccgctcgaggaacttgggtgatctggtagtggaagtgcttgagcaaaagtcgtgtttgcgcaagatatgctgccatagagctatccttagcatcaaagttgttcgtgacttggttgaccactaattgggagtcactgaagatatcaattttgtgcatcaacacatatcATAAACATCCCCATTTCTTTGATTTATATAAACTGTTATTCAACAATAAGATTTGAGAGTTTACTCCAACAAGCCAATGCACATGACaaattgtcaaaactcaacattCGAGTTTTGACTCCAATTGTTTTTTCTCCAATACAAATAATCACACCAAAATGGTCAAAGCCACCAcgcttttgaatttttctatTTAAACACCATAATTTACTTTAGTTCGCCCCAAATTTTATTTACACTTAGttaaaaactttgaattttaactttTTCTGAGAACAACACATTTGTTACCCAAATGCCCTTAAACACCAACACGCCACACCCACAAACCCTAAACTTTAACTTGAAATCTAATTGttttaaatttgattcaacacTACAAGCAAGCGTTttcaagtgtatttttttttctttctagaaaGTTATTGCTCCCACCAATGCATCCATGCTAAATGCAATTCTAAAAACAGGAattagtgtaccgaaatgtccgTACCTAAATATCTTCTAGTGAATTAGTGgcaaataagaaaatatgcaaaaacataagtgtaccgaaaaattccatacctaaatatatgatattaaaatagtgtaccgaaatgtcgatacctaaatatattatactaaactAGTATACCGAAATGTCCGTAATTATACTAGCTTAGTGTACCAAAATgtttgtacctaaatatattgtaatgaattagtggcgcataagaaaatatgcaaaaacataagtgtaccgAAAAATCTCTACGAGAATATTTTCTTGTACAAGTTACTTACCAtaataagaattaaaatttataatattttcataaaatttaatttgaacaccataaaattataaataaaaaagagagacaTTTAATACATATGCTGACATTAAATAGAGtctagggactaaaatcaatttttaatcttgtataagacatttttctaaACTTCATCTTATTTAAGGATTATAATCTAGttttcaataaaaatattatcATAAGTTGAAAAGTTGAAATAATATGTTCTATGTTGTCTTTTCACACAATGAAACATTAAGACAAAATTAAGATTATGTGGTGGAGCGAACTTAGATGGGTGGTATttccttttttaaaaaaaagacaACTAGTTGTAAGCCATGATTATTTACCATTTTGGGTCTATAACAATAATGACTAATATAAAAGGACAATATGGATATTCTAAGAATATAAGTTTTGCACGATGGATATTCTTAAAAGCTCCTAACAATAATGACTGATATACAAGGGCATCTTCAAGTGGTTTATAAAGAGCTCCTAAAacatgttattattattttttttaactaaaatgtatataaaaaaaaatgattggaGATGCTCCAAGTGTATAAGAGTGTGTTTTTAAGTACTTCAAAAATGATTGAGTGCACTTTTAACGAAGGATTTTTAGAACCAATTCCTGGTTAAAATACAAAAGAATTCTGGAAAAGACCTTGAAGTACTTCATGCAAGAAGTATATAATTGATGCTTCTTCTCAAATGCAGTTGAAGTACTTTTagaacttaaaaacactttcactaaaaatatttttagtcaTTATAAAAACTCGTCCAAACATGCATCAATAAACCCATCAACTACCTTTTATTCATCTGTTAGTAATCTTTCTGATGTCGaaaaatatttcctttttttattaatacaattatatatttacattaagaatgaAAGATTCTGTCGTAATAAATTGACCTATAACAACTATAAATACAGTGCATAGCTGGACCACTTGTTTCCTGTGGCTGCGGGTGGCTCGTAGTTTTGTAAGTGCAGTTTGGACCATGATCTGGCCTATCGTAGTTGGGACTCGGTAGCTATGTAGACAGTCTAAGACAtgattaaaattaaagaaaaactaatgaaaataacgtgaaaactttgagttttaacgataatgaaaaaataaagagtaaagtgaatagtactatgattgatttttttaatgtaaaaatatggtttttcgttaaagtgaatagtaacgaaagtttttcgttaaaattcccaaaCAACTAAATCAATATATGCAAGTAATTAGAGCAAATTCAGGTCTTCAAACAGGATGCCTGCTACGCCGGCTTAAAGTGTAAGTATAGGCGTGAGTTGTAGATCTAAATATAGTCAAGTTGGCCACAGTCCTCCTCCTACACATAATTTCGAATCACCATTtcaatatatttacactaatgagTGAGAAGAATAAAGCAATATTGAACTCGCCATTACAAGATTCAAACCTAAATATAAACTTTTATAAAATGACGCTCTAGACAACATGAGTTGGTctctatttgtttgtttgtttttgttttttaacaatgagttagcaataatgtagtttaaatttgCCTTTAGCAAGAATCTAACCTAAGACATCttacttataaatgaagagaaatacaaCTCTAGATCGGAATACTAAGAGGCAAGTTGGTtagaccataatactaagtggcgAGTTGGTCTCTGTTATAACTTATATATGCTTGTGTCTTCTTTGTTTGCCGAAATATTTATGGGGACCAAAGTATCAACCTTTATCTTCTCCATTTCAATCCCGACACCATAACTGGACAACTCATGTCATTGGCCAGGCATACATACAACCCTGCGTTTCAAAGGGTGAAGATCTGTTCCAAGAAAATATGTTGGGAAactggattttcattttggttgCAGAGATGAGTGTGAAGATGAGAAGATAAAGGGAAATTATCTACGACATAACCAACCCATAATGACATCTATCTTTAGCTATATTACAACAATATCAACAATATTGTTAGAACACCGAGAACACATACTCAATATCTACGATATCTTAATATTATATCTATACAGACATCAATATGAACATCGTATCAATAATATCTACACTATCTCAATCGTCTATCCACACGTATCAACAATATCTAACATTTCTCACATGTGTACTTCGGCATTTTCATCCTTTCGCCCGTCATTAGTGTCTTTCACATCGTTCTTTCTATTTCAACAAccaaagcttgaaaattttCCATTATAGCTAATTTCCCAAAAATATTTGTCAATCGTTTACCCATGTTTGTTTTCTCACTGCCTAAAAAACAACTCTGTAACAAGGACACTCAGATGAGTAAGGCAAACATCATATATGAACCGAAGATCACCAACAGCAACAAGCTGGGCAATCAAACAGCCACTGGATCTGTCTGCCACACTATTTCTTCATGGTCCTCTCTCCAGTATAATactaagaaataatataaaaaaacgaCCAAAACACACTATGACATGTTAAAAGGAAGGGCAGCGAGAGCTTAGGTAACCCGTGGCTGGTGGTGGTTGAAGCTAATAACTATTGGTGGCTGGTCAGCCAGTGTGGCGACAGTGGTGCAACAGATGGAGGAGAGGGTAAGAGAAGGGTGATTGGGAATCATGGTGAACAGAAAACGATTTTAAGTCAAAATACAATAACCAGAAACATATTTACCCTACTTACTAAGGACCTTGATCACATaccaaaaaaagaagagaaatgttGAAAATTTGGGACTAAATTATAATTTCTTATGCTAACAATATGTTGCAAGCTGCTTCAATACTATAACAGAAATTCGTACGAAACTTTCACTTTAAACCACCAACAGTTTTCATACCAAGGTATATGCTTCTACATATTTTTCCACAGCTTCGTTTTGGTCTGACAAAAGAACACGCATGcaccttcttttcttttggtcAAATTCATACACGTTTGGGTGGTACGTATTGCACCTGTTCATCTTCGCATAAATTCTGCATAacgagaaaagaaaaattaatcaaatcagCTGAGACATAATGTGATTGATCAATGAAAAAGAACAGGCAGAAAGGAACCATAACACATAGGCAAAAAATGATAAGAATCAGCAGTTATTCCGTTGAAGCTCCTATTCCCAAAGTAACGAGATTGGAAGGAACTAGAGAAGGATTTATATCTTCCACTACACTACTTATATGATCTTATGTCCTAGGGTTACCCCAATTCTGCTTTATTGGTAATTCTATCAATGAAACCATCACTATGAATGGGGCCATTGAGTATAAACTGCAGAGAATCCATGATATTAAAAAACAGAGAACAAAAGAGAGCCTTTTTTATATGCTTTAAGACCCACAGACTGCCAAATAAAAGAACAAACGTGAGCTCGAACAACAGCTCAATGTCCAAAACCCAAATCATAGTGTCTCTTCAGGGTATTTTATTTTCCTATGTTTTCAACTTCAACCAGTGATTGAAAGAACATATTACAAAAGCTAGTCGTATTTGACTGATTTGCTAAGTACACTTCAATTCCCTTACTCCTAATGTCTTGTATGGCAGACTTTTACATTCGTTTGAACGATATGGTAGCTAACTAGCTATTGGACAGGATGCCAACCCAAAAGCTATCATAGATCGAATTTTGAATGGCATAGATTTATTGATCGACCATATAATTAACATAGCAATTGTAAAAGTATGATTGTCCACTATGGAATATAATGGAACTTTGTATGATTAACATCGGAAAGATATAGAATTACCCGCAAATCCTCTGAAAGAACCTCTGAAACGGCAAGAGTGTAAACACCAGGTACAAATCTTCCTGTAAAAGATTAAAATCCGTACCGAATTACTGACAAATACATATAAAATGGCAAGTTGTATGCATAATCTAGAGCATTGAAAATGCTCAAAAGCAAACAAAGTGGAGTCGGATTTAGAAGCTTAAGGGTGAATCAGATATCGTGTTAAAAGAAAGCAAATAAGAGACATAACAAGATGACATATGCCcatgaaaaacaaaacagaaccTAAAGAAACGTAAAACGGGCAACGAAAGGAGAGCAGAAAATATTTGTATGAACCCAACATTTCACACGAACCCAATAGTTTAGAAAGAACTAAATAACTTCGTAACGAGTTTTTATGCATAAATGGGAgctgaaaggaaaaaaacataCCAAGTCGAAGCCATTTTGCAGCCCAACTCCTAGTTGGATCCGTAACTGAAATAATCCTGCAATCCAAGCAATGCATTGATCAAATTaaagaaatagagaaaaaaTAGAGAAGATTAAACAGAAAAATGCGAGAGAAACGTAGTACGGAGGGAGGGAGGACGAACCCATTGAAATTGGGGGTGGTGCAATCGGCAACACGATCGAAATCTTCCTCCATCTTGAAGAAGGGGCAGTTCTCGCATCCTGATTCTCTGAACTACATTTTGTACTTTGTATTTGTATCTTTAATTGCATTTGTTTCTTAAATTCGTAAATCGAATCCGTGGGAAAGCAAAAAGCGAAACCCTAACCTGATCGTAGGTCTTGACGAGGCGGCAACGGAGGCAAGCCCTAAGCTCGTGGCCGAAGCTCGTCGGTATCTGGGCTGGTTGTACGCTTCCCATCtcgctctctctttctttcagaTGATTCTACTCTCTATTTATCTGATTCAATTTCCGTACAATTGACTGCTAATAATATCAACTTATATTTGAACATTTTGATTCCCCACCTTCCTTCCTTCAAGATTATTCCAGAAATGTTAAAagttagggtaaattacacaataCTACCTTATTTATTGGGCAAGTCACAGTTTCATACCTTTAAAAAatgtcaatgtcatacctcatctacaAATTTATTACAATTTCATATATTCCTTCAGTTGTCTGTCAATTCTTCCGTTAAATGCTGATATGGCTTGAGGTGAGACctactttttattaaaaaaattaattaaatattaacttaaaaaaatttaaaataaaaaaaaccaaacccacCTTCTTCCTATCCCAcccgtcccccccccccccacccttCCTCCTTCAATCCAAAACCCCACCCACCGTTCCTCAAGAACCCCACCACCGCCTTTCTTCCTCCATCTCCTCCTCCACTAACCTCCCCACACCTctccccttttctctcttggtctctctccttctattcTAGTCTTCTCTATCCTCTTCGACTCTCCACACCCATAGCAAAGAATGGAAGAGCGAGAGGCCAATGCGGACGCGACCAGGTTTGGGTTCGAGGAGGGCGATGTAGACGACGTCAGCGTTGACGACCCAAAATGTGATTTGTTTTGTTGATAGCCCAGAACGGCAACTGCTCGGGAAAGTGGGATGCGATTTGATTCTTGATGGGTTTGGAGGTGAtgaaattttggttttggatttgatttttggGGTTCTGGGGGTGGGATGATGAGATTTGATTTTGGATTgggtttgattttttgtttgaggTCTGATGGGATCGGTGCCGTCAAACGGTTGATGAATGGGGAAGGAGATAGTTTGGTTCTGATGGTGGGATGGAGTGGTTTGGTTCTGATGGTGGGATGGAGTGGTTTGGTTCTGATGGTGATTTTGAGGTTTGATGGTTGGAGAAGGAGGAGATGGAGGAAGAAAGGCGGCGGTGGGGTTCTGGAGTGAAGGGAAGTGGGATAGGAAGAAGGTGGGTtaggttttttggttttttttaaatatttaattaatttttttaataaaaagcgGATCCCAcctcaagccacgtcagcatttaaagGAGGAATTGATAGACAACTGACGgaaggtatgaaattgtaataaattcatagatgaggtatgacattgacttaaaaatgaggtatgaaattgtgaTTGGCCCAATAGTTAAgctagttttgtgtaatttaccctaaaagtTATTATATTTCAACTTTCTTGTTTTTATCGACATTCTCAAAATTAGTAATTAGTTAAATTCATGTTAGTAAGTCTAATGTCTTTTTTAGTAGttaacaataagattttgaaACGAACTAGGCATGTTAATTTTACCAACCAAAATTTGTTGATTcgtaccaaaagaaaaaaaaatttgtaacaaGAATGTCAAAAGTCCTACcctgttgtaggcataatttactgaacaattatggaggctagAGAGAGAGCAAAGGTGCGGcataaagagagaaagaaagagatgtgcaattgtgggtgtgttctaCTCCATCCCATTGTGCCTtcatttatagtagtagggaatgttaattccttacccttttagggttacaactcttaataggtaatcaacttctaataggaatataagagatattcctagattcactaggatttacataatcacattcctaatttaataggactgcaacatacATTAATTTTCCCCCTGGTGCAAATATATCTTctataaacaaaaacaactgTGAAAGGTGCTCAAAAGTCTGAAATAATTCGGAACACAAGACTTATTTTGAGATAACAACTATTGGTTTCAGCAAAATGATATGACAAAtaggttaaaattttagttcatctgataaattaaaaaaaaagtctatAAGTTTATATGAcatgtaaaaaaaattctccTTCAACGTGGCATGCTTCTGTTGACCCATTAAGAGCATCTTTAATTGAATATCTAAGactatctccaacccttggcctaaaatttaaaatttttagtccataaaatttatgttttaatcaAAAAATAACTTTTCTACTCTAACcattttggcctaaaattttagctccaGATTAGTAAAGAATGATgttaggctatttttttttaaaaattaactttgaaaaataattatgtagagtatcctaaattaattttatgaacattttaacctaaaaatatataaattccgataaacattgaaaaatcactaaatcgacACATAAAAATCGTGAAACACTAtagaagaatatgaaacacatgataGAGGTGTATAAACACAAGACACATGAGCAAACACATGGTTTTCGaagatggtagaaagaaaaattggaagaattgtaagaGAAAAGCGAATTTTGTATGGATgtttcaacatatatatattttatgggtgaattttgagttaaataattttttataatgattttaaccgttgaatttaaatttgaacatttagatcatttttttattgttagatttgatcatattcGGTCTCAATCGTTggatttaataaatttataaatacaaaacaaaaatattaactaaattaaatgtGAACCGTTGGATAACCAATAACCCATTTGAACGTGAGTCGTTGATCAACCAAAAGAGTTGTTGATCTCAATTTTATTGGCAAACAAGTGAGAGACATACCCATGTGGGTGGGGGCTCCACCACTAATCTTGGCCTAAATATggctttttaattttattttaaggtTTTAGGTCCCAGTTAGAACTTGGGTTggaatggattttttttttttttgggggggagGGGGAGAGGAATGGAAGGGAAATTATAAGTTTTAGGCAATGAGTTGGAGTTGGCCTAAATGACCTCCTAACTAGGATTTTGGGaggatttataaaaataaacaatccAATCATGCTCCATAGCCACCTCGTAAGATAAGAATTCATGTAGAAGCTCTTAAATAAGAACCGAGAAATGAGCTCCAATGACTTTTTATAATTAATGCTAATTgctttaatattattttaaataaataattcttATTGGCTAATTATTGATATAATCATTGTGACTCTCTAAAGTAGAAATATGCTATAAAGCACGAATGCTGAAGAAGAAAGTGGAATTAGAGCGGCCAATTCGATGATTCGTGAAAACTAAAAGAATTTTGATTTGACAGCCGCTATGATTGAACAATTAAAAAgtattaaattattttgatcattaaTTGATGGATTTCATAAATTGGATTATACATCTTAAAGTATACAATTATATGATGAAATTTGATTTATCACAAATAAATATTCCCTGAGTAACACATCCCGATCTTGATATTCACATGgacttacaaaataaattaaattgacAAACAATTCATTTAAGAGCATAGCCAAAATGTCTTGAATACAATgcataacttttttttatttctattaattcatataatagAACAAGTAGATATGCAGGTCtcatactatatattttaccactGCAGTGGTGGTTTAGaagttttattatataaattaacacCCGTTACTTAGTCATccaaagttttcatttttttattagtcATTTTGTTTGATTCTTTATCGTCAGTCTCGAATTACGTACTCAATGAAGACCATGTGCATTTTGAACTGACCTGAGACCTAATACCTACCTCAAGCACAACTACACAAAGATCCTAACCACTACCATAATTTTCAGATTTTCCTTCTCATCTGAGGAGATAtgtagttgtcaaatgattttatttccttttccacATAGCAATAAAAAATTCacattatcaataattatcaaaacttttttttttcttcagacgATAATTATAATCATAATAAACCAATTCTCAAAACCAAATCACATTCATAATaatatgagtaatgctagggagattaaatttgtagactaaatttgcaaactaaatgatgtgtcagtgtcactaataagaaatgagcacgtttatcaacgtttaaataataatcaaatcattaacttccatgtcatttagtttacaaaatttagtctacaaatttagtatccctagcattactctaacaatatacatacacacacacacacaccaaattGACATATACAAAAGCAATAATCAAACTAGCCAAAGTTAGAGCCTAACGTGTGTTCCATCCCATCCCACGTGCCAAGCTCCAAGAACTTGAGGAAGCTCCTTGATTTCAACCATCTCTCTCTTTATTTACGTAACTCACAATGCAGGCACTTCATGCAAACTAATTCTTTTGCAGGACGTTCTTAGACAAGAGCATtgctcctattta harbors:
- the LOC126619363 gene encoding transcription elongation factor SPT4 homolog 2-like; this translates as MGSVQPAQIPTSFGHELRACLRCRLVKTYDQFRESGCENCPFFKMEEDFDRVADCTTPNFNGIISVTDPTRSWAAKWLRLGRFVPGVYTLAVSEVLSEDLRNLCEDEQVQYVPPKRV